In Magnetococcales bacterium, the following are encoded in one genomic region:
- a CDS encoding methyl-accepting chemotaxis protein, protein MPIVPAGRYRECGECSAMILSDFAKSFDKSARRWELIVYPSLFAFIILAMYGFFLIYSLTQDIRTMASSIDPKMGVNMGSLSNNISQLSNNMEVMSTHLEYISDNMETMSVDMQNMAENMENMTSSINTMNGNVAGMNQNVASLTGNIKSMDKTMSDINQKLTVLTPISQNVAVMGQAVHNMAGTMNSMSYDMSGATRPMSFINRFMPW, encoded by the coding sequence ATGCCCATCGTCCCCGCCGGTCGATACCGGGAGTGCGGCGAATGCTCGGCCATGATCCTGTCGGATTTTGCCAAAAGCTTCGACAAAAGCGCACGACGCTGGGAATTGATCGTCTATCCGTCGCTGTTCGCGTTCATCATTCTGGCCATGTACGGTTTTTTCCTGATCTACAGCCTCACCCAGGATATACGCACCATGGCCTCCTCCATCGATCCCAAGATGGGGGTGAACATGGGAAGCCTGTCCAACAACATCAGCCAACTCTCCAATAACATGGAGGTGATGTCCACCCATCTGGAATACATCAGCGACAACATGGAAACCATGTCCGTGGACATGCAAAACATGGCCGAAAACATGGAAAACATGACCTCATCCATCAATACCATGAACGGCAATGTCGCGGGCATGAACCAGAATGTCGCCTCCCTCACCGGCAATATCAAGAGCATGGACAAAACCATGTCCGACATCAACCAGAAATTGACCGTTCTGACCCCCATCAGTCAAAATGTCGCGGTCATGGGACAGGCGGTCCACAACATGGCCGGAACCATGAACTCCATGAGTTACGACATGAGCGGCGCCACGCGACCCATGAGCTTCATCAACCGCTTCATGCCCTGGTGA